One Halobacterium zhouii genomic region harbors:
- a CDS encoding DUF7503 family protein, with the protein MEDNKLTAFLQDNPRMIGALFTVMVFLSTTGAASALEAGVYSGP; encoded by the coding sequence ATGGAAGACAACAAGCTCACCGCGTTCCTGCAGGACAACCCGCGAATGATCGGCGCGCTGTTCACCGTGATGGTGTTCCTCTCGACGACCGGCGCTGCGTCGGCGTTAGAGGCAGGAGTCTATTCTGGCCCCTGA
- a CDS encoding SufS family cysteine desulfurase, translating into MDAESIREDFPILEREVGGDPLVYLDNAATTQTPTPVSRTFQEYYDGYNANVHRGIHRLSHEASVAYEDAHDRLAAFVGADGREEMVFTKNATEAVNLVAHGLGRQRLGPGKAVVTTEMEHHASLVTWQQIAEQTGAEVRYVRVCEDGTLDAEHAAELVDDDVELVSVTHVSNVLGTVNPVRKLADLAHDHGAAILVDGAQSVPTRPVDVEALGADFLAFSGHKMAGPTGIGCLYGKRHLLEEMEPFLYGGEMISHVTFDESAWNDLPWKFEAGTPPIAEGIALAAAVDYLEDIGMDAVERHENELAQYLLRELAEREHVEAYGPPAGVERTGLVSFNVGDVHGHDLSELLDDRGIAVRAGDHCTQPLHNVLDIPGSVRASFYVYTTREEVDALLDGIEDAASKRDALLASDRYHDRLHDQHRNPTNAGGLPNPTFRKHSAETSCGDEGEFHVDVADDGTIADVAFESDSCAVSTAVAGLLADHLTGEPVEALAELDGTVEDLLDGQYPAMRRDCVVGPEDVIREGATEHLESLQASSED; encoded by the coding sequence ATGGACGCCGAGTCGATACGCGAGGACTTCCCCATCCTCGAGCGCGAGGTCGGCGGCGACCCGCTCGTCTACCTCGACAACGCAGCGACCACCCAGACGCCGACACCCGTCTCGCGGACGTTCCAGGAGTACTACGACGGCTACAACGCGAACGTCCACCGCGGCATCCACCGGTTGAGCCACGAGGCCTCTGTCGCCTACGAGGACGCCCACGACCGCCTCGCGGCATTCGTGGGCGCGGACGGCCGCGAGGAGATGGTGTTCACGAAGAACGCGACAGAGGCGGTGAACCTCGTCGCGCACGGACTCGGCCGGCAGCGACTCGGTCCCGGAAAGGCGGTGGTGACCACGGAGATGGAACACCACGCCTCGCTCGTGACGTGGCAACAGATCGCCGAACAGACGGGCGCCGAGGTCCGCTACGTCCGCGTCTGCGAGGACGGAACACTCGACGCCGAGCACGCCGCGGAACTCGTCGACGACGACGTCGAACTCGTCTCCGTCACGCACGTCTCGAACGTGCTCGGCACCGTCAACCCCGTGCGTAAACTCGCGGACCTCGCGCACGACCACGGCGCCGCGATTCTCGTCGACGGCGCACAGTCAGTTCCGACGCGACCCGTCGACGTCGAGGCCCTGGGTGCGGACTTCCTCGCGTTCTCCGGGCACAAGATGGCGGGGCCGACCGGCATCGGCTGTCTGTACGGCAAACGCCACCTCCTCGAGGAGATGGAGCCGTTCCTCTACGGCGGCGAGATGATCAGTCACGTCACGTTCGACGAGTCCGCTTGGAACGACCTGCCGTGGAAGTTCGAGGCCGGCACGCCCCCCATCGCGGAGGGTATCGCACTCGCCGCGGCTGTCGACTACCTCGAGGACATCGGCATGGACGCCGTGGAACGCCACGAGAACGAACTCGCGCAGTACCTCCTCCGCGAACTCGCCGAGCGAGAACACGTCGAGGCGTACGGCCCGCCCGCTGGCGTCGAGCGCACGGGGCTCGTGTCGTTCAACGTCGGGGACGTCCACGGCCACGACCTCTCGGAACTGCTGGACGACCGCGGCATCGCCGTGCGCGCCGGTGACCACTGCACGCAACCGCTCCACAATGTCCTCGACATCCCCGGGTCCGTGCGCGCGTCGTTCTACGTCTACACCACCCGAGAGGAGGTCGACGCACTGCTCGACGGCATCGAGGACGCGGCGTCCAAGCGCGACGCCCTCCTCGCCTCCGATCGGTACCACGACCGCCTCCACGACCAGCACCGGAACCCGACGAACGCGGGCGGCCTTCCGAATCCGACGTTCCGAAAGCACTCCGCGGAGACGAGCTGCGGCGACGAGGGCGAGTTCCACGTCGACGTGGCCGACGACGGCACCATCGCCGACGTCGCCTTCGAGAGCGATTCCTGTGCGGTGAGCACCGCGGTCGCCGGCCTGCTCGCCGACCATCTCACCGGCGAACCGGTCGAAGCGCTCGCGGAACTCGACGGCACCGTCGAGGACCTGCTCGACGGCCAGTATCCCGCGATGCGACGGGACTGCGTCGTCGGCCCGGAGGACGTCATCCGGGAGGGCGCGACCGAGCACCTCGAGTCGCTCCAAGCGTCGAGCGAGGACTGA
- the hisD gene encoding histidinol dehydrogenase, giving the protein MDYEAVADLGPERRRALFERDAGVDAVRSQVRDIVERVRDEGDVALREFAREYDDAEVGNIDVTDEAERAYDEIDDDVREAIEDAAANVREFHEAQMPEDWRREFEDGRELGRRFRPVERVGVYVPGGAAAYPSSALMGVIPAVVAGVEQVAVATPPAEQMNPVTLAAIHAAGADRVYAAGGAQAIAAMAHGTETVNAAQLVVGPGNKWVTAAKAEVRGDVEIDFLAGPSELLVVADDTADPEFVAADVLAQAEHDPNASVVAVTDDEATADAICEAIDAKVDDRERVDTIRKALDHDASGVFVARSMSEAVLFAESYAAEHLSIQSADDEELLGRIDSAGSVFLGSDTPVAAGDYATGTNHVLPTNGKAAVVGGLSVDTFLRATTVQRLDRDALAGLRDTITTLADAEGLEGHAASIEERFED; this is encoded by the coding sequence ATGGACTACGAAGCCGTCGCGGACCTCGGGCCGGAGCGCCGCCGCGCGCTGTTCGAGCGCGACGCCGGCGTCGACGCGGTTCGCTCGCAGGTGCGGGACATCGTCGAGCGAGTGCGCGACGAGGGCGACGTCGCGCTCCGCGAGTTCGCGCGCGAGTACGACGACGCGGAGGTCGGCAACATCGACGTCACGGACGAGGCCGAGCGCGCGTACGACGAGATAGACGACGACGTGCGCGAGGCCATCGAGGACGCCGCGGCGAACGTCCGGGAGTTCCACGAGGCCCAGATGCCCGAGGACTGGCGCCGCGAATTCGAGGACGGGCGAGAACTCGGCCGACGGTTCCGGCCGGTCGAACGCGTCGGCGTCTACGTCCCCGGGGGCGCCGCGGCGTACCCCTCGAGCGCGCTGATGGGCGTGATTCCCGCGGTCGTCGCGGGCGTCGAACAGGTGGCGGTGGCGACGCCGCCCGCGGAGCAGATGAACCCCGTGACGCTCGCGGCCATCCACGCCGCGGGCGCCGACCGCGTCTACGCCGCCGGGGGTGCACAGGCCATCGCCGCGATGGCCCACGGCACGGAGACCGTCAACGCCGCCCAGTTGGTCGTCGGCCCGGGGAACAAGTGGGTGACAGCGGCGAAGGCCGAGGTCCGCGGCGACGTGGAGATCGATTTCCTCGCCGGCCCGTCGGAGTTACTCGTGGTCGCGGACGACACCGCAGACCCCGAGTTCGTCGCGGCGGACGTGCTCGCGCAGGCCGAACACGACCCGAACGCGAGCGTCGTCGCCGTCACCGACGACGAGGCGACCGCCGACGCAATCTGCGAGGCAATCGACGCGAAGGTCGACGACCGGGAGCGAGTGGACACCATCCGGAAGGCCCTCGACCACGACGCCAGCGGCGTGTTCGTCGCGCGCTCGATGAGCGAAGCCGTGCTGTTCGCGGAGTCCTACGCCGCCGAACACCTCTCCATCCAGAGTGCCGACGACGAGGAGCTCCTGGGCCGAATCGACTCCGCCGGCAGCGTGTTCCTCGGGTCGGACACTCCCGTCGCCGCGGGCGACTACGCGACCGGGACGAACCACGTGCTCCCGACCAACGGCAAGGCGGCAGTCGTCGGCGGCCTCTCGGTCGACACGTTCCTGCGCGCCACGACCGTCCAGCGCCTCGACCGCGACGCGCTAGCGGGGCTCCGCGACACCATCACGACGCTCGCCGACGCGGAGGGCCTGGAGGGCCACGCCGCGAGTATCGAAGAACGCTTCGAGGACTGA
- a CDS encoding amidohydrolase family protein, producing MELSGTVLWGDEYEPIQGTLVVEDGTVQRLDEESTDSSNLILPAFVNAHTHLGDSIAKEAGRGLTLEELVAPPDGLKHQLLRDSDRGELVEAMRHSLRFMQETGTASCLEFREGGVEGVYALREAADGLGIDPFAFGRGETDVVEAANGFGASGAADADFSSERAAARNADKPFAIHAGEVDASDINPAIDLDPDLLVHMVHAESLHLDRVEDKQLPVAVCPRSNLVTDVGLPPVRELLDRTSVALGTDNVMTNSPSMFREMEFVSKCCDVDAPEVLRMATRAGAAAISANYGVLEQGREARVLVLDGDSHNLTGALDPVRAVVRRAGASDVERVVLP from the coding sequence ATGGAACTCTCCGGCACCGTCCTCTGGGGGGACGAGTACGAGCCGATACAGGGAACACTCGTCGTCGAAGACGGGACAGTTCAGCGCCTCGACGAGGAGTCGACTGATTCGTCGAATCTGATTCTTCCGGCGTTCGTGAACGCCCACACCCACCTCGGTGACTCCATCGCCAAGGAGGCGGGACGAGGGCTGACCCTCGAAGAACTGGTCGCACCGCCAGACGGCCTGAAACACCAGTTGCTACGGGATTCTGACCGGGGTGAACTCGTCGAAGCGATGAGACACAGCCTCCGATTCATGCAGGAGACGGGGACGGCGTCCTGTCTGGAGTTCAGGGAGGGCGGCGTCGAGGGCGTGTACGCGCTCCGCGAGGCCGCCGACGGCCTCGGCATCGACCCGTTCGCGTTCGGACGCGGCGAAACCGACGTCGTGGAGGCCGCCAACGGGTTCGGCGCGAGCGGCGCGGCCGACGCCGACTTCAGCAGCGAGCGCGCCGCCGCGCGGAACGCCGACAAGCCGTTCGCCATCCACGCGGGCGAGGTGGACGCCTCGGACATCAACCCCGCCATCGACCTCGACCCGGACCTGCTCGTCCACATGGTCCACGCCGAGTCGCTCCACCTCGACCGCGTCGAGGACAAACAGCTGCCGGTCGCGGTGTGCCCGCGCTCGAACCTCGTGACGGACGTCGGCCTGCCGCCCGTGCGCGAACTGCTCGACCGCACGAGCGTCGCGCTCGGCACGGACAACGTGATGACGAACAGTCCATCGATGTTCCGCGAGATGGAGTTCGTCTCGAAGTGTTGTGACGTGGACGCCCCCGAGGTGTTGCGGATGGCGACCCGAGCCGGCGCGGCGGCCATCAGCGCGAACTACGGCGTGCTAGAACAGGGGCGGGAGGCGCGAGTGCTCGTCCTCGACGGTGACTCCCACAACCTGACTGGCGCGCTCGACCCGGTGCGAGCGGTGGTACGGCGTGCAGGCGCGAGCGACGTAGAGCGCGTCGTGCTCCCCTGA
- a CDS encoding biotin--[acetyl-CoA-carboxylase] ligase — translation MNETRRRVLDALADGPVTGPELAERLDVSRAAVWKHVEALRDAGFDVESESGGYALGGVPDYGGPAVEYGLDAPFDVEYHDAVPSTNDRARELATEGASDVVVLADRQTGGRGRRGREWSSPAGGVWMSLVLRPDLPPARAPTLTLAAAVAVIDAAREAGVPAEIKWPNDCLVPGDGERGGAKLAGVLTEMEGEASRVSWVVLGVGVNVDVDPGDLDGDATSVRAEGGTVDRRAFVQRVLERFHELRERPDAALDAWRERAATLGQRVRVETGSGAVVGDAVSVTEYGALVVDTADGEQIVHAGDCEHLRLAE, via the coding sequence ATGAACGAGACGCGCCGCCGCGTCCTCGACGCGCTCGCGGACGGCCCCGTAACCGGCCCGGAACTCGCCGAACGGCTCGACGTCTCGCGCGCGGCCGTCTGGAAACACGTCGAGGCGCTTCGGGACGCCGGGTTCGACGTCGAGAGCGAGTCAGGAGGGTACGCGCTCGGCGGCGTCCCCGACTACGGCGGCCCGGCCGTCGAGTACGGCCTCGACGCGCCCTTCGACGTGGAGTACCACGATGCCGTCCCGAGCACGAACGACCGCGCGCGCGAACTCGCCACCGAGGGCGCGAGCGACGTCGTCGTGCTCGCGGACCGACAGACCGGTGGTCGCGGGCGGCGCGGCCGCGAGTGGTCCTCGCCGGCGGGCGGCGTCTGGATGAGTCTCGTCCTGCGCCCGGACCTGCCGCCCGCGCGCGCGCCGACGCTCACGCTCGCGGCCGCCGTCGCTGTGATAGACGCCGCGCGGGAGGCCGGCGTCCCCGCGGAGATCAAGTGGCCGAACGACTGCCTGGTGCCCGGTGACGGCGAGCGCGGCGGCGCGAAACTCGCGGGCGTGCTCACCGAGATGGAGGGGGAGGCGAGTCGCGTTTCCTGGGTCGTCCTGGGCGTCGGCGTGAACGTCGACGTGGACCCGGGCGACCTGGACGGCGACGCGACGAGCGTGCGCGCGGAGGGAGGAACGGTGGACCGTCGCGCGTTCGTCCAGCGCGTCCTCGAGCGGTTCCACGAACTCCGCGAGCGCCCGGACGCCGCTCTCGACGCGTGGCGGGAGCGCGCGGCGACGCTCGGCCAGCGCGTGCGCGTCGAGACTGGCAGTGGAGCGGTCGTCGGCGACGCCGTGAGCGTGACCGAGTACGGCGCGCTCGTCGTCGATACGGCAGACGGAGAGCAGATCGTTCACGCAGGGGACTGCGAGCACTTGCGCCTAGCCGAGTAG
- a CDS encoding universal stress protein has translation MARYERILVPTDGSAATRHAVEHAVDLAAEHGATIHALYVVNSASFASLPVESSWENVASLLDEEGAAALDDVEELTSERGVPVERALIEGNPSREIVRYAEDEDCDLVVMGTHGRGGIDRLLLGSVTEKVVRSSTVPVLTVRVEE, from the coding sequence ATGGCGAGATACGAGCGCATCCTCGTGCCGACGGACGGGTCGGCAGCGACGCGCCACGCCGTCGAGCACGCCGTCGACCTGGCCGCCGAGCACGGCGCGACCATCCACGCGCTGTACGTCGTGAACTCCGCGAGTTTCGCCAGCCTCCCCGTCGAGTCGTCGTGGGAGAACGTCGCGTCGCTGCTCGACGAGGAGGGCGCGGCAGCCCTCGACGACGTCGAGGAACTCACGAGCGAACGCGGCGTCCCGGTCGAGCGCGCGCTCATCGAGGGGAACCCCAGCCGCGAGATCGTGCGCTACGCCGAGGACGAGGACTGCGACCTCGTCGTGATGGGGACCCACGGCCGGGGCGGCATCGACCGCCTGCTGCTCGGGAGCGTGACCGAGAAGGTGGTCCGCTCCTCGACGGTCCCCGTGCTGACGGTTCGCGTCGAGGAGTGA